One segment of Actinomycetota bacterium DNA contains the following:
- a CDS encoding rhodanese-like domain-containing protein, with product MEPQQVYAERGLVQIIDVRGGQEWDAGHIEAAHHIPLDELRERLDEVSAGRKTITVDRDGSRSEEAAELLRLEGFDAEAMAGGLGRWFDEELPLVATSGGSGGVAR from the coding sequence GTGGAACCGCAGCAGGTGTACGCCGAGCGAGGACTGGTGCAGATCATCGACGTCCGCGGCGGCCAGGAGTGGGACGCCGGCCACATCGAGGCGGCCCACCACATCCCGCTCGACGAGCTCCGTGAGCGGCTCGATGAGGTCAGCGCCGGCCGAAAGACCATCACCGTCGACCGCGACGGAAGCCGGAGCGAGGAAGCAGCCGAGCTGCTACGCCTCGAGGGGTTCGACGCCGAGGCGATGGCGGGAGGACTGGGCCGCTGGTTCGACGAGGAGCTGCCGCTGGTGGCGACGTCAGGTGGCAGCGGAGGCGTCGCCCGGTGA
- a CDS encoding ketoacyl-ACP synthase III: MTIPLTTERPSRAELAPGRLPVGIIGLGIAVPDQVVTNHDWEEALDTSDEWIRTRTGIVERRRIAEDDATSDLAIRAGEAALAEAGVDVDDLGAIIVATTTPDYICPQTAPIVAAGLETNVAAFDVGAACSGFIYGLSVAASTVVAYDPRPILLIGAEAMTRLMDDQDRSTAVLFGDGAGACVLAAESGGGTLGPFEMGSDGDLADALIIPAGGSRNPASQETVAERQHYLTMSGSEIYKHAVTRMTSSARSVLDRAGMDIDDIDLVVGHQANARILNAVADRLGVDEDRAFIDVDRYGNTSAASIPLALVDAREQGLLPAGATVLLTAFGAGLTWASCLVTFSDGDPEVTP; the protein is encoded by the coding sequence ATGACGATCCCGCTGACCACCGAACGCCCGTCGCGAGCCGAACTCGCGCCCGGTCGGCTGCCCGTGGGCATCATCGGGCTCGGGATCGCGGTGCCCGACCAGGTGGTCACCAACCACGACTGGGAAGAGGCACTCGACACCAGCGACGAGTGGATCCGCACCCGCACGGGGATCGTCGAGCGGCGGCGCATCGCCGAGGACGACGCGACCTCCGACCTGGCCATCCGGGCTGGCGAGGCGGCCCTGGCCGAAGCCGGCGTGGACGTCGACGACCTCGGCGCCATCATCGTGGCCACCACCACACCGGACTACATCTGCCCGCAGACCGCGCCGATCGTGGCGGCGGGCCTGGAAACCAACGTCGCGGCCTTCGACGTCGGCGCGGCGTGCAGCGGGTTCATCTACGGCCTGTCGGTTGCAGCCTCGACCGTCGTGGCCTACGACCCCCGGCCGATCCTGCTGATCGGCGCCGAGGCGATGACCCGGCTGATGGACGACCAGGACCGCTCCACCGCGGTGCTGTTCGGCGACGGCGCCGGCGCGTGCGTGCTGGCCGCGGAGAGCGGGGGAGGCACGCTCGGGCCCTTCGAGATGGGCTCCGACGGTGACCTCGCCGACGCGCTGATCATCCCCGCCGGGGGCAGCCGCAACCCTGCCAGCCAGGAGACCGTCGCCGAGCGGCAGCACTACCTGACCATGAGCGGGAGCGAGATCTACAAGCACGCGGTGACCCGCATGACCTCGTCGGCTCGGTCGGTGCTGGACCGGGCCGGGATGGACATCGACGACATCGACCTGGTGGTCGGCCACCAGGCCAACGCCCGCATCCTCAACGCGGTGGCGGATCGGCTGGGCGTGGACGAAGATCGCGCGTTCATCGACGTGGACCGCTATGGCAACACCTCAGCCGCCTCGATCCCCCTGGCGCTGGTCGACGCGCGTGAACAGGGCCTGCTGCCGGCCGGGGCGACCGTCCTGCTCACCGCGTTCGGCGCCGGCCTGACCTGGGCCTCGTGCCTGGTGACCTTCTCCGACGGAGACCCGGAGGTGACCCCGTGA
- a CDS encoding LLM class flavin-dependent oxidoreductase, whose amino-acid sequence MQVGVGLPANVPGTPGATVVEWARAADQTPLSTLAVIDRIAYGNYEPLVALAACAGVTARIRLATTVLVAPIRHAGLLAKQTASIDALSGGRLTVGFGIGGREEDYLAAGSRVDFHSRADHFEEQLEVLRRVWSGQPPVEGVAGVGPPPRRPGGPEVLIGGYSPRAARRAGRLADGFIAGALPPARARELFDEAVAAWRDAARAGKPRFVGCAYWALGDGATVERGRDVLRDYYAFAGERAEGIAEQMLASTEQVRDRLGAAADVGMDEVILWPCVAELSQLHRLSELVGEWEANHGRLA is encoded by the coding sequence GTGCAGGTAGGGGTCGGGTTGCCCGCCAACGTCCCCGGCACGCCCGGCGCGACCGTCGTGGAGTGGGCACGCGCTGCCGACCAGACGCCGTTGTCGACACTGGCGGTGATCGACCGGATCGCGTACGGCAACTACGAGCCGTTGGTCGCGCTCGCGGCCTGCGCCGGCGTGACGGCCCGGATCCGGCTCGCGACGACCGTGCTGGTCGCACCCATCCGCCACGCCGGGCTCCTCGCCAAGCAGACGGCCAGCATCGACGCGTTGTCCGGCGGGCGGCTCACCGTCGGGTTCGGGATCGGCGGGCGGGAGGAGGACTACCTGGCGGCAGGGTCCCGGGTGGACTTCCACAGCCGCGCCGATCACTTCGAGGAACAGCTGGAGGTCCTGCGACGGGTGTGGAGCGGCCAGCCGCCGGTCGAGGGGGTCGCTGGGGTGGGCCCGCCGCCGCGACGGCCGGGCGGCCCCGAGGTCCTGATCGGCGGGTACTCGCCGCGTGCCGCCCGCCGGGCGGGGCGGCTGGCGGACGGTTTCATCGCAGGCGCCCTGCCGCCCGCGCGGGCGCGTGAACTGTTCGACGAGGCGGTGGCTGCCTGGCGGGATGCCGCCCGCGCAGGCAAGCCCCGGTTCGTGGGCTGCGCGTACTGGGCGTTGGGTGACGGCGCCACGGTCGAGCGGGGCCGCGACGTCCTGCGCGACTACTACGCGTTCGCCGGCGAGCGGGCCGAGGGGATCGCCGAACAGATGCTGGCCTCGACCGAGCAGGTCCGCGACCGGCTCGGCGCCGCCGCCGACGTCGGCATGGACGAGGTCATCCTGTGGCCGTGCGTCGCGGAGCTGTCGCAGCTGCACCGGCTGTCCGAACTGGTCGGGGAGTGGGAGGCCAACCACGGCCGTCTGGCATGA
- a CDS encoding ACP S-malonyltransferase yields MSIAMVFPGQGSHRQGMASAWRGHTAFSTFAEVGRVAGLDDFVGLADDPDACAATDVAQPAVFAVDVAAWRALRDAGVTPDVVAGHSLGEIAAAVAARALSVPAGASVVIERGRAFADAVSENPGKMAAVLGLDRDTVEKAIAGIDGVIVANDNAPDQVVVSGPPDAVDAAAEACQEAGGRVRDLDVEGAFHTELMASARDRLEKRLDELQMVDPDVPLVSGATADQATTADDVREVIIDGVLSPVRWREVQQRLAAMETRLVIEAGPGDVLSGLARRTLSDDVEIVSVGTPDDLDAAISAATSIRKSEEG; encoded by the coding sequence ATGAGCATCGCGATGGTCTTCCCCGGGCAGGGGTCGCACCGCCAAGGGATGGCCTCAGCCTGGCGAGGCCACACCGCCTTCTCCACCTTCGCGGAGGTCGGTCGCGTCGCCGGCCTCGACGACTTCGTCGGCCTCGCCGACGACCCGGACGCGTGCGCCGCCACCGACGTCGCCCAGCCAGCGGTGTTCGCGGTCGATGTCGCGGCGTGGCGGGCGCTCCGGGACGCGGGGGTCACCCCCGACGTGGTCGCCGGCCACAGCCTGGGTGAGATCGCTGCCGCGGTCGCCGCCCGCGCCCTGTCGGTGCCCGCCGGCGCATCCGTGGTGATCGAGCGCGGCCGTGCGTTCGCCGACGCGGTGTCGGAGAACCCGGGGAAGATGGCTGCGGTGCTGGGGCTCGACCGTGACACCGTGGAGAAGGCCATCGCCGGGATCGACGGCGTCATCGTCGCCAACGACAACGCCCCCGACCAGGTCGTCGTGTCGGGTCCGCCCGACGCGGTCGACGCGGCCGCGGAGGCCTGTCAGGAGGCCGGCGGGCGGGTCCGGGACCTCGACGTGGAGGGCGCGTTCCACACCGAGTTGATGGCGTCAGCCCGTGACCGGCTCGAGAAGCGGCTGGACGAGCTGCAGATGGTCGACCCCGACGTCCCGCTGGTCTCGGGCGCCACCGCCGACCAGGCGACCACCGCCGACGACGTCCGGGAAGTGATCATCGACGGGGTGCTGTCCCCGGTTCGTTGGCGCGAGGTCCAGCAACGTCTGGCGGCCATGGAGACCCGGCTGGTGATCGAGGCCGGTCCCGGAGACGTTCTTTCCGGCTTGGCACGCCGGACCCTGTCCGATGACGTCGAGATCGTCTCGGTGGGGACCCCGGACGACCTCGACGCGGCGATCTCGGCCGCGACGAGCATCCGCAAGAGCGAGGAGGGATGA
- a CDS encoding YbaK/EbsC family protein — MPARTVHRFLDEHGVDYEVQSHERVVDAQRLAATEHVTGWKVAKPVMLIVGDELTMAVVPAAVSVDLDKVRRVLGRDEVRLAREDEFADAFPDCEPGAEPPFGNLYGLPVLFDPTLGDRDQLVCRDGSHTETVTLVTDDYLRLVEPRIVDISTAAG; from the coding sequence ATGCCAGCCAGGACAGTGCATCGGTTCCTCGACGAGCACGGCGTCGACTACGAGGTCCAGTCCCACGAGCGGGTGGTGGACGCACAGCGCCTGGCCGCCACGGAACACGTCACCGGCTGGAAGGTCGCCAAGCCCGTGATGCTCATCGTCGGCGACGAGCTGACGATGGCGGTGGTGCCGGCGGCGGTGTCGGTCGACTTGGACAAGGTCCGCCGTGTCCTCGGCCGAGACGAGGTGCGGCTGGCACGTGAGGACGAGTTCGCCGACGCGTTCCCCGACTGCGAGCCTGGAGCGGAGCCACCGTTCGGGAACCTCTACGGCCTGCCGGTGCTGTTCGATCCGACGCTCGGCGACCGTGACCAGCTGGTGTGCCGCGACGGGTCACACACCGAGACGGTCACTCTTGTCACCGACGACTACCTGCGGCTGGTGGAGCCGCGGATCGTCGACATCAGCACCGCCGCCGGCTGA